One genomic segment of Capricornis sumatraensis isolate serow.1 chromosome X, serow.2, whole genome shotgun sequence includes these proteins:
- the FATE1 gene encoding fetal and adult testis-expressed transcript protein: MAGGAVPNLKEKMQVPKDKDLLLGSFRDNQEHSVAAEMKEHISRLLGASPRRQKVDPKAVGSAEVWNMAANQSKKVGLQLRGVGVVGEQGNGGARPQENPGSSQGKRSQYERRELNTLAEIGLEELNELEMEIMRRQLFMITERLHYLEYQSATWHQRQVLLFTMLLSSCIANLWLWMHQ; the protein is encoded by the exons ATGGCAGGAGGAGCAGTCCCTAACCTCAAGGAAAAGATGCAAGTGCCAAAGGATAAAGATCTGCTTCTTGGAAGCTTTAGGGATAACCAAGAGCACTCAGTGGCAGCAG AAATGAAGGAGCATATATCTCGGTTGCTGGGTGCTTCTCCACGGCGACAGAAGGTGGATCCAAAGGCTGTTGGCTCTGCTGAGGTTTGGAATATGGCTGCAAACCAGTCCAAGAAGGTG GGGCTGCAGCTGCGGGGAGTTGGAGTGGTGGGAGAACAAGGCAATGGCGGTGCCCGACCCCAGGAGAATCCTGGCAGCTCCCAGGGCAAGAGGTCCCAGTATGAGCG CCGAGAGTTAAATACACTGGCTGAGATTGGTCTGGAAGAGCTCAATGAGCTGGAGATGGAGATCATGAGAAGACAG CTGTTCATGATTACTGAGCGTCTACACTACCTGGAGTACCAGAGTGCCACCTGGCACCAGCGGCAGGTGCTGTTATTCACCATGCTGCTGTCTTCCTGCATCGCCAACCTGTGGCTGTGGATGCACCAGTGA